From the Chelonoidis abingdonii isolate Lonesome George chromosome 12, CheloAbing_2.0, whole genome shotgun sequence genome, one window contains:
- the LOC142047620 gene encoding olfactory receptor 6M1-like, whose translation MELLVFMLLLVIFALTLTGNMAIITLVYVDLCLHTPMYFFLCNLSLLEILFVLSITPKMLQNLLSQAKAISFWGCITQCYFYFFLGTADFILIAIMSFDRYMAICHPLHYPVIMSGRVCVFLVMGCWLVGFLSTLCPLILLCQLPFCGPNVINHFFCDYAPLVMLSCVDTHFLLMIEYVLSSVVLLTSLSVTAVSYLYIIVTVFHIPSSTGRRKAFSTCTSHITVASILYGSVIFMYARPPSQGHSLDLQKVVAVCNVIVSPLLNPFIYTLRNEKVKKALKEYLTRKSSILQPKT comes from the coding sequence ATGGAGCTCCTGGTTTTCATGCTGCTACTGGTCATTTTTGCCTTAACTCTAACGGGGAACATGGCCATTATCACCCTCGTGTATGTGGATCTCTGcctccacacccccatgtacttcttcctctgCAACCTCTCCCTCTTGGAGATACTCTTTGTCCTCTCCATCACTCCAAAGATGCTACAGAACCTGCTCTCCCAGGCCAAAGCCATCTCCTTCTGGGGCTGCATTACCCAGTGTTACTTCTACTTCTTCCTGGGCACTGCGGATTTCATCCTCATCGCCATCATGTCCTTCGACCGCTACATGGCCATCTGCCACCCGCTCCACTACCCTGTCATCATGAGTGGGCGTGTTTGTGTCTTTCTTGTCATGGgttgttggttggttgggtttCTCTCCACCCTTTGCCCACTTATTTTGCTGTGCCAGCTTCCTTTCTGTGGCCCCAATGTGAtaaaccatttcttctgtgactaTGCCCCACTAGTGATGCTATCCTGCGTCGACACACACTTCCTCCTCATGATCGAGTATGTCCTTTCCTCGGTGGTTCTGCTCACATCCTTGTCTGTTACTGCAGTGTCCTATCTTTACATCATTGTTACAGTCTTCCACATCCCCTCATCCACAGGCAGGCGAAAAGCCTTTTCCACCTGCACCTCCCACATCACAGTAGCCTCTATCCTCTATGGCAGTGTCATCTTCATGTATGCTAGGCCCCCCAGTCAGGGCCACTCCCTGGACCTCCAGAAGGTCGTGGCTGTGTGCAATGTCATAGTGAGCCCTTTATTGAATCCTTTCATTTATACCTTAAGGAACGAAAAGGTCAAAAAGGCCCTCAAGGAATACTTGACTAGAAAGAGCTCTATTCTGCAACCAAAGACTTAA